In Methanosarcina barkeri MS, a single window of DNA contains:
- a CDS encoding carboxymuconolactone decarboxylase family protein, with product MIIMEKAVKEARELKGFMPRSIEYAGQINEDFAEGIAGFYKAIWSEREGGLSMKYKHLIVFAIACSTNNIQSAVKILARLHKFGATRTEINDAMMLAAWTGGIQHFTDFSEAVLKEMDRLGY from the coding sequence ATGATAATTATGGAAAAAGCGGTTAAAGAAGCCAGGGAATTAAAAGGGTTTATGCCCAGGTCTATTGAATATGCCGGACAGATAAACGAAGATTTCGCCGAAGGGATAGCAGGCTTTTATAAAGCCATCTGGAGTGAAAGAGAAGGCGGGCTTTCTATGAAATATAAGCATTTAATAGTCTTTGCTATAGCCTGCTCAACCAACAATATCCAGAGCGCGGTCAAAATCCTCGCAAGACTTCATAAATTCGGAGCCACCAGAACCGAAATTAACGATGCCATGATGCTTGCGGCCTGGACAGGTGGAATCCAGCACTTTACGGATTTCAGTGAAGCAGTACTTAAAGAGATGGATAGATTAGGTTATTAA
- a CDS encoding DUF6141 family protein, whose translation MKQPKADVIFREVQDLRNNFFLVSVLYPALLLWYIEIHSLIFGRPAGINNIPETYLFALWIVFGLFFPFMLYCTKHITEVRSDGIYVRLVPLNLSSKKIPLHVVEDCKIKVYDPLTGKESDVSQFSKKVSPVVILKLISGEKMLLSSRKPEELCSAIKQATAEY comes from the coding sequence GTGAAACAGCCGAAAGCAGACGTAATTTTTAGGGAAGTACAGGATCTGCGGAACAATTTTTTCCTGGTTTCGGTCCTTTATCCTGCGCTCCTACTCTGGTATATCGAAATCCATAGTCTTATTTTTGGAAGACCTGCAGGAATCAATAACATCCCTGAAACATACCTGTTTGCTCTCTGGATTGTCTTTGGGTTATTTTTCCCTTTTATGTTGTACTGTACAAAGCATATAACTGAAGTGAGAAGTGATGGAATATACGTTCGCCTGGTACCCCTGAATCTGTCTTCCAAAAAGATCCCTTTACATGTAGTGGAGGACTGCAAAATTAAGGTTTATGACCCTCTCACGGGAAAAGAATCTGATGTATCACAGTTTTCCAAAAAAGTTAGCCCGGTTGTAATCCTCAAACTTATTTCAGGAGAAAAAATGCTTCTGAGCTCCAGGAAACCTGAAGAACTCTGTAGTGCAATCAAGCAGGCTACAGCAGAATACTGA
- a CDS encoding class I SAM-dependent methyltransferase codes for MYGVIRIPPKKGEEIREKAVNEKFLDTARKIRKLQTIEGTFLEIPVTEVAGGKIEDFPVIEQENPEFLKKPNSLKESLKGFLSETELASVPSGWQILGDIIIVGIPEILEDKKMKIAEALLSMYPRCRTVVRDFGIQGQFRQPKRELLLGSETETIHKEHGCFFKQDVTKVMYSKGNLEERKRMSKLGEGEIVVDMFAGIGYFSIPMAVHSRPKKIIGIEINPESFAYLKENIKLNKVEEIFVPICGDCSKFAPEGTADRVLMGYVGTTHYYLEPAIKALKKSGGILHYHETVPESLARIRPQERIEKAACALGKKVEILETHRIKKYSPGVLHVVVDARIFE; via the coding sequence ATGTACGGAGTAATCAGGATTCCCCCGAAAAAAGGGGAAGAAATCAGGGAAAAAGCCGTTAATGAAAAATTTCTGGACACTGCAAGAAAAATCCGAAAACTTCAGACTATAGAAGGAACTTTTCTTGAAATTCCTGTCACCGAAGTTGCAGGAGGAAAAATAGAAGATTTCCCGGTTATTGAACAGGAAAATCCGGAATTCCTTAAAAAGCCCAACTCTCTCAAAGAGTCCCTTAAAGGTTTTCTTTCCGAAACTGAACTTGCATCTGTCCCGTCGGGCTGGCAGATTCTGGGAGATATAATAATAGTTGGCATCCCTGAAATTCTGGAAGATAAAAAAATGAAGATAGCTGAGGCTTTACTCTCAATGTACCCCAGATGCAGGACCGTTGTAAGGGATTTTGGGATCCAAGGGCAGTTCCGCCAGCCAAAAAGAGAACTCCTTCTCGGCAGCGAAACCGAAACCATCCACAAGGAACACGGCTGCTTTTTTAAGCAGGATGTAACAAAGGTAATGTACTCCAAAGGCAACCTTGAAGAAAGAAAGCGAATGAGTAAGTTAGGAGAAGGAGAAATTGTTGTGGATATGTTTGCAGGAATAGGATATTTTTCAATTCCTATGGCTGTGCATTCCAGGCCAAAAAAGATTATTGGGATCGAAATTAATCCTGAGTCTTTTGCCTATCTGAAGGAAAACATCAAGCTAAATAAGGTAGAAGAGATCTTTGTTCCCATCTGTGGAGACTGCTCAAAGTTTGCTCCTGAAGGAACAGCCGACCGCGTGCTTATGGGTTATGTAGGAACAACACACTACTATCTTGAGCCGGCTATAAAGGCCCTGAAAAAAAGCGGGGGAATTCTGCACTATCATGAAACAGTTCCGGAAAGTCTTGCCAGAATCAGACCCCAGGAAAGGATAGAAAAAGCTGCCTGTGCCCTGGGAAAGAAAGTTGAGATTCTGGAAACCCACAGAATAAAAAAGTACTCTCCTGGGGTTCTGCATGTGGTTGTGGACGCACGGATATTCGAATAA
- a CDS encoding methyltransferase family protein, which yields MKKTLGSHIFEDVPITSMAIVLVLFTISQLQHHSVFPDDWFPSQFAVSSFMILFCVWILSEIINFLFSRKNSQTTNKDKGSCWVIIAMVWSVLFIAFTLRGSETGIFGGNSQYSGLVLIAVGIILRKWSIWILEKYFTGQVQVREKAKLVTNGPYSYIRHPSYTEGMLSLIGIALSIGTWFGAFVAFILSLIAYQYRIHVEEEALQKAFGSEYEEYKNKTYKLFPGF from the coding sequence ATGAAAAAGACACTGGGTAGTCATATTTTCGAGGATGTCCCAATCACTTCAATGGCTATTGTTTTGGTATTATTTACCATTTCTCAATTGCAACACCACTCAGTTTTTCCTGATGATTGGTTTCCTTCTCAATTTGCAGTTTCATCTTTCATGATTCTTTTTTGTGTGTGGATCTTAAGTGAAATTATAAACTTTCTTTTTAGCAGGAAGAATTCTCAGACGACAAATAAAGATAAAGGTTCTTGTTGGGTCATTATCGCGATGGTCTGGTCAGTACTCTTTATTGCTTTTACATTACGTGGTTCTGAAACAGGAATATTCGGCGGAAATTCCCAATATTCGGGACTTGTTTTGATTGCGGTTGGTATTATACTCCGCAAATGGTCAATCTGGATTCTGGAAAAGTATTTTACTGGACAGGTACAGGTTCGTGAAAAAGCAAAGCTCGTAACAAATGGACCGTATAGCTATATTCGACATCCATCCTATACTGAAGGTATGTTGTCTCTAATAGGGATTGCTCTATCAATTGGAACTTGGTTCGGAGCGTTTGTTGCATTTATCTTAAGCTTAATCGCATATCAGTACCGCATACATGTTGAAGAAGAGGCATTGCAAAAAGCTTTTGGTTCAGAATATGAGGAGTACAAAAATAAAACATATAAGCTATTTCCAGGTTTTTGA
- a CDS encoding type I restriction-modification enzyme R subunit C-terminal domain-containing protein, whose protein sequence is MKFNEDQMNWLCMIKDYVATRFYLEIDDLDYTPFDALGGRGRMYQLFWDEMNSVIN, encoded by the coding sequence CTGAAATTTAATGAAGACCAGATGAACTGGCTTTGCATGATTAAAGATTATGTTGCAACTCGCTTCTATCTGGAAATAGATGACCTTGATTACACTCCCTTTGATGCCCTTGGCGGGCGAGGTAGAATGTACCAGCTTTTTTGGGACGAGATGAATTCGGTCATCAATTAA
- a CDS encoding 5-methylcytosine restriction system specificity protein McrC has product MEYIFEDFIAGYVQKHFSDTFKVEPQKSDLYLHTNPNTFNLQHDILLTNKKTGSR; this is encoded by the coding sequence ATGGAATATATTTTTGAGGATTTTATAGCCGGCTATGTTCAAAAGCATTTTAGTGACACATTCAAAGTAGAGCCTCAGAAATCAGATCTTTACCTGCATACCAATCCTAACACGTTTAATCTTCAGCATGACATCCTGCTCACAAACAAAAAAACTGGGAGCAGATAA
- a CDS encoding matrixin family metalloprotease, producing the protein MATTTDNRIYCTNAGATYLGLSVPNHTGNYNTRYVTYFNTYYPWSTASSGESGKYDVQSVAAHEFGHWLTLYDLYDSGDSEKTMYEWTSSNEIKKRTLTSDDIAGIKHIYP; encoded by the coding sequence ATGGCAACTACAACTGACAATAGGATATACTGCACAAATGCTGGAGCAACATATCTAGGACTATCTGTTCCAAACCATACTGGTAATTATAATACACGTTATGTAACCTATTTTAATACCTATTATCCTTGGTCAACAGCATCAAGTGGAGAATCAGGTAAATACGACGTGCAGAGTGTTGCTGCTCACGAATTTGGGCACTGGTTAACATTGTACGACTTATACGATTCTGGAGATTCTGAGAAAACAATGTATGAATGGACAAGTAGCAACGAAATAAAGAAGAGAACTCTTACCTCAGATGATATAGCAGGAATCAAACATATTTATCCTTAA
- a CDS encoding DEAD/DEAH box helicase, producing MDISHFLYQIKASSRYENQIVHNEKIPAREALYAPLTLKPQVKAALSGIGIEDLYVHQVEAIEKIREGKDIVLCTTTASGKSLTYMIPIFETILNEPEATALYISPLNALVNDQLKSFLEFEEKLKSGAGIARYTGALSEAEKRKVREGQTNVVLTNPEMIHMSFLAWHHLWRRFFSNLRFIVVDESHYYRGVIGSNMANLLRRLLRVAEYYGASPQFICCSATIGNPEDHTETLIGRKAAVVDNNGSFQGSQQFVFWNPPLYQNNKGCTLRRSSFSESSSLFSKAVQAGLQTLVFTRSRQGVERMYKSCRELLRSRNLSPAICPYRSGYFDREREEIEKKMNSGELRGVISTNALELGIDIGGLDACILDGYPGTVMSARQQAGRAGRSGNESLVILVAGTNALDQYYMRNPADFFTRSSENAVLNPKNPYILAGHLLCAAKEIPLQASDEKFFGKGYPRVVELLEVEGLLAGDDLKYSTDPFPYKHVSLRGIDDNTYSLLAFEGEKRFPIEKNIEETLAFRECHPGAVYMHRGESYYINRIEHEKKEIHAIKTHDTYYTKPMIDSSVLVQETYAVKPLLHASEVEVGLGEVEVTDRVIGYRKIQTQSNDVMSAHSLEMPPVSLQTMALWLKLPDRLQELVGEHKLDFAGGIHAIEHAMISMYPLHLLVDRSDVGGVSTPSHPDLGGKSGIFIYDGHKGGVGYAEKGYDLIEEVLDGTLKAIESCPCESGCPSCIQSPKCGNNNEPLDKHAAIMLLHDLLGKAPYIPPERKEKHLSEVRTSRPAPERRSTEDALSRVRRQLRRETIKQETPAAQEKKEKTFIATDENGGMIGVISAPAPEKAAAKTFHQKLRGKKEPTRKKPLEICIRDLGAGNDYNFRLWIEVSENEGKEAVRGEDEKKVVKKLIIRKVN from the coding sequence ATGGACATTTCTCACTTTTTATATCAGATAAAAGCTTCCAGTCGCTATGAAAACCAGATCGTTCATAATGAGAAAATTCCTGCAAGGGAAGCTTTGTATGCTCCTCTTACCCTTAAACCTCAGGTAAAAGCAGCTCTTTCAGGCATCGGAATCGAAGATCTGTATGTGCATCAGGTTGAGGCTATAGAAAAAATTCGGGAAGGAAAGGATATAGTACTCTGTACGACCACGGCAAGCGGAAAATCACTTACTTACATGATTCCTATTTTCGAAACTATTCTCAATGAACCTGAAGCAACTGCCCTTTATATATCCCCTTTAAATGCGCTTGTAAATGACCAGTTAAAGTCCTTTCTGGAATTTGAAGAGAAACTAAAATCAGGTGCAGGCATAGCCCGTTATACAGGTGCCCTTTCAGAAGCCGAGAAAAGGAAGGTAAGAGAAGGGCAGACCAATGTGGTCTTAACAAACCCCGAAATGATTCACATGAGCTTTCTTGCCTGGCATCATCTATGGAGGCGTTTTTTCTCAAACCTCAGGTTCATAGTCGTTGACGAGAGCCATTATTACCGGGGAGTTATTGGCAGCAATATGGCAAACCTGCTCAGGAGGCTTTTGCGTGTGGCTGAGTACTATGGAGCGTCTCCGCAGTTCATCTGCTGTTCTGCAACCATCGGAAATCCGGAAGACCATACGGAAACTCTTATTGGAAGAAAAGCAGCAGTTGTTGATAATAACGGCTCTTTTCAGGGTAGCCAGCAATTCGTTTTCTGGAACCCTCCACTTTATCAGAATAATAAGGGATGTACACTGAGAAGAAGCAGCTTTTCCGAATCGTCCTCACTTTTTTCAAAAGCTGTGCAGGCAGGTCTTCAGACTCTGGTTTTTACCCGGTCCAGGCAGGGAGTTGAGAGGATGTATAAAAGCTGCAGGGAGCTATTGAGGAGCAGAAATCTCTCTCCTGCCATCTGCCCGTACAGGAGTGGTTACTTTGATAGAGAAAGGGAAGAAATTGAAAAGAAAATGAATTCAGGGGAACTTCGAGGGGTTATTTCCACAAATGCTCTCGAACTCGGGATAGACATAGGAGGGCTTGATGCCTGTATTCTTGACGGCTACCCAGGAACAGTAATGAGTGCCAGGCAACAGGCAGGCAGGGCAGGTAGGAGCGGAAATGAAAGCCTTGTTATCCTCGTTGCGGGCACAAACGCCCTTGACCAGTATTATATGAGAAACCCAGCCGACTTTTTTACACGAAGCAGTGAAAATGCGGTGCTTAACCCCAAAAATCCGTATATCCTTGCAGGGCACCTGCTCTGTGCCGCAAAGGAGATTCCTCTACAGGCGTCAGATGAGAAATTCTTTGGTAAAGGGTATCCAAGAGTCGTGGAACTTCTGGAAGTCGAAGGCCTGCTTGCAGGTGACGATCTGAAGTATTCAACAGACCCATTTCCGTACAAACACGTTTCGCTTCGGGGAATCGATGATAATACTTACTCTCTCCTTGCTTTTGAGGGAGAAAAGCGCTTTCCTATTGAAAAAAACATTGAGGAAACCCTTGCATTCAGGGAATGCCATCCAGGGGCGGTTTATATGCACAGGGGAGAATCCTACTATATAAACAGGATCGAACATGAAAAGAAGGAAATCCATGCCATAAAAACGCATGATACCTATTATACGAAACCCATGATTGACTCGTCCGTGCTTGTGCAGGAGACCTATGCTGTAAAGCCGCTTTTGCACGCGTCGGAGGTCGAAGTGGGGCTTGGGGAAGTTGAGGTAACGGACAGGGTTATAGGGTACAGGAAAATCCAGACCCAGAGTAATGATGTAATGAGCGCCCATTCCCTTGAGATGCCTCCGGTCAGCCTCCAGACAATGGCTCTCTGGCTCAAGCTTCCGGACAGGCTGCAGGAGCTTGTAGGAGAGCATAAACTGGATTTTGCAGGCGGGATCCATGCTATAGAGCACGCGATGATTTCAATGTATCCTCTTCACCTGCTTGTGGACAGGAGCGACGTAGGCGGAGTTTCCACACCGTCTCATCCTGATCTTGGAGGCAAAAGCGGGATATTCATTTATGACGGTCATAAGGGTGGTGTAGGGTACGCCGAAAAAGGTTACGACCTTATAGAAGAGGTGCTTGACGGCACCTTAAAAGCAATAGAGAGCTGTCCATGTGAAAGCGGCTGCCCAAGCTGTATTCAGTCCCCAAAGTGCGGAAACAATAACGAGCCTCTTGATAAACATGCTGCAATCATGCTCCTGCACGACCTCCTTGGAAAAGCTCCTTATATTCCGCCGGAGAGAAAAGAAAAACACCTATCTGAAGTTAGAACCTCAAGACCAGCTCCTGAAAGAAGAAGCACAGAAGATGCTCTGAGCAGGGTCAGGCGTCAGCTCAGGCGGGAAACCATAAAACAAGAAACTCCAGCAGCACAGGAGAAAAAGGAAAAAACCTTCATCGCTACAGACGAAAATGGAGGAATGATTGGAGTAATCTCTGCCCCTGCCCCCGAAAAAGCTGCCGCAAAAACCTTTCACCAGAAACTCCGAGGAAAAAAAGAACCTACAAGAAAGAAGCCTCTTGAAATCTGCATTCGAGACCTTGGAGCTGGCAACGATTATAACTTCCGGCTTTGGATTGAAGTTTCAGAGAATGAAGGAAAGGAAGCTGTTAGAGGAGAAGATGAGAAGAAGGTTGTGAAGAAATTGATTATCAGGAAAGTGAATTGA
- a CDS encoding 5-methylcytosine restriction system specificity protein McrC yields MEKSDSKKGIAQSDMYQMISYAYRRGTNNVLLIYPNTSDKPVDDSVFLINKGTKDETIKIKAIDVPFWSINGHSYVEEYLKVKLRDVLSYPLQIVLK; encoded by the coding sequence CTGGAAAAAAGCGATTCAAAGAAAGGAATAGCTCAATCCGATATGTATCAAATGATCAGTTATGCTTACAGGCGAGGAACAAATAACGTACTGCTTATTTATCCGAACACCTCTGATAAACCGGTAGATGATTCTGTATTTTTGATAAATAAAGGTACTAAAGATGAAACTATTAAAATCAAGGCAATAGATGTGCCTTTCTGGTCAATTAATGGTCATTCATATGTTGAAGAATATCTAAAAGTCAAGTTACGAGATGTATTATCGTATCCTCTTCAAATAGTTTTAAAATAA
- a CDS encoding DUF2207 domain-containing protein encodes MELFDASCKVAIEASLNSALLKTILSKTILLKTILLLLLALCLASSASAKYSLEKAETNIIVNASGITHVEELVSYAFDGDHIDIHRELKVLPGDSIRNVKGRCSEKACKLRFESIPEGYRLIGKLPDPTPEKLTLFISYDYYGAVKFHRDVSEFSYRLWGGEWEKPLKSFKGNVILPVKSESKIQYWTHPVAYTQEANIENNVISLRTGEISSTQWYEVRAVFPRIASSGFSPVKVDDTGGLENVLATEYVYQQKNLILNSLYRKTFLFALLVLIFPLIIYYIYGREQKIDYEIIAETEVPDNSKPAVVNAIVMGKMGIPTIDGFTATVMDLVNRGYISLRNLKPEELVSLYTPESDSSNTSESDSSHNPESDPFQKPELNSSHNPGSDSSQIPESGSKDFMVELLNNEIYSEAEGSLSELEDFEKDVLYLLKIHAPERKISWKKLEKELQSGKSFYQFLTSWNKKVQAYTAFDDYFQFTGNIYMYWFARTILMASIVYYILISGFFPTKAFPLASKINVMTSLIGIFGFVIIRCSGMFIKIFGHWTPEGSLYYKQCDNFKKYLTDLSALKEHSPESIETWDSYLVYAISLGISKELLQNMSLIVPSEQLRESRFYPISSSYIISERSCENASSSSCFGDINRE; translated from the coding sequence TTGGAGCTTTTCGATGCTTCTTGCAAAGTTGCTATAGAAGCGAGTCTTAATTCTGCGCTATTGAAAACAATTTTATCGAAAACAATTCTATTGAAAACAATTCTTCTTTTGCTGCTTGCTCTCTGCCTGGCATCCTCAGCCAGCGCAAAATACTCACTGGAAAAAGCTGAGACAAATATAATTGTTAATGCCAGCGGGATAACCCATGTTGAGGAATTGGTTTCATATGCATTTGATGGAGACCACATTGATATACATAGAGAACTCAAAGTGTTACCTGGAGACTCTATCCGGAATGTTAAGGGACGCTGTTCAGAGAAGGCATGTAAACTCAGGTTTGAGTCGATTCCAGAAGGATACAGGTTAATAGGCAAACTTCCGGATCCTACTCCGGAAAAATTGACACTTTTTATTTCCTACGATTACTATGGTGCAGTCAAATTTCACAGGGACGTTTCTGAATTCAGTTATAGGTTGTGGGGAGGAGAATGGGAAAAACCTCTGAAGAGCTTTAAAGGAAATGTTATACTTCCGGTGAAAAGCGAAAGCAAAATCCAATACTGGACTCATCCGGTTGCTTATACGCAGGAAGCAAATATAGAAAATAATGTCATTAGTTTAAGGACAGGTGAGATTTCTTCTACTCAATGGTATGAAGTTCGAGCGGTCTTCCCAAGAATTGCATCCTCTGGTTTTAGTCCTGTCAAGGTAGATGATACTGGGGGACTTGAAAACGTATTAGCTACTGAATATGTATACCAACAGAAAAACCTGATCTTAAATAGCCTTTATAGGAAGACCTTTCTATTTGCACTCCTTGTCCTAATATTTCCTTTAATTATATATTATATATACGGAAGAGAACAAAAAATCGATTATGAAATAATTGCTGAAACGGAAGTGCCTGATAATTCCAAACCTGCAGTGGTAAATGCCATTGTAATGGGGAAAATGGGTATTCCCACAATAGACGGATTTACAGCTACGGTTATGGATCTTGTTAACCGTGGCTATATCTCTTTGCGAAATTTAAAACCTGAAGAGCTAGTCTCACTCTATACTCCGGAATCAGACTCTTCCAATACTTCAGAATCAGACTCTTCCCATAATCCAGAATCGGACCCGTTCCAGAAACCAGAATTAAACTCTTCCCATAATCCAGGATCAGATTCGTCTCAGATACCAGAATCCGGGTCAAAAGATTTTATGGTTGAACTTCTTAATAATGAAATATATTCGGAGGCGGAAGGAAGTTTATCCGAGCTGGAAGATTTTGAAAAAGATGTGCTTTATCTGTTAAAAATTCATGCCCCCGAAAGAAAAATCTCCTGGAAAAAACTTGAAAAGGAACTGCAAAGCGGAAAGAGTTTCTATCAATTCTTAACTTCCTGGAACAAGAAAGTTCAAGCATACACTGCATTTGATGACTATTTCCAATTCACAGGAAACATATATATGTACTGGTTTGCCCGAACCATTCTAATGGCTTCGATTGTTTATTATATTCTAATTTCTGGATTTTTCCCTACAAAGGCGTTTCCTCTGGCTTCAAAGATAAATGTAATGACCAGTTTAATCGGGATTTTCGGGTTCGTTATTATAAGGTGCTCAGGCATGTTCATAAAGATATTTGGGCACTGGACCCCCGAAGGAAGCCTTTACTATAAACAATGTGATAATTTCAAAAAATATCTTACAGATCTTTCTGCTCTCAAAGAACATTCTCCTGAATCAATAGAGACCTGGGATTCTTATCTGGTGTATGCTATCTCTCTCGGAATTTCAAAGGAACTACTTCAAAATATGTCTCTGATCGTCCCATCTGAACAGTTAAGAGAGAGCCGCTTCTATCCTATAAGCTCAAGTTATATTATATCAGAACGCAGTTGTGAAAATGCCTCCTCTTCATCATGTTTCGGAGATATAAATAGAGAATAA
- a CDS encoding DUF2124 family protein, which translates to MPIINTSQGVGGILNSFRSLVKDAKKITFVGTPGFCTPFAELIGFVVRDRELAFISSADFEKARSIYMDHEGMQLGDLTDKHADVVVLLGGLSMPKIGISPEKAKEVASKILEGSEKGKIIGVCFQSAFMQQKWDEIINFEYIINADLAVEVLQV; encoded by the coding sequence GTGCCAATAATAAACACTTCACAGGGAGTAGGAGGCATCCTGAACAGCTTCAGGAGCCTTGTCAAAGACGCAAAAAAAATTACTTTTGTGGGAACTCCAGGGTTCTGCACACCTTTTGCCGAACTTATCGGTTTTGTAGTCAGGGACCGGGAACTTGCTTTTATTTCCAGCGCTGATTTTGAGAAAGCCAGGTCTATCTATATGGATCATGAAGGCATGCAGCTTGGAGATCTTACAGATAAACACGCTGATGTTGTTGTCCTTCTTGGAGGACTTTCGATGCCAAAGATAGGGATTAGCCCTGAAAAAGCAAAAGAAGTTGCAAGTAAAATCCTTGAAGGCTCTGAGAAAGGAAAAATTATCGGAGTCTGTTTCCAGTCTGCATTCATGCAGCAGAAATGGGACGAAATAATAAATTTTGAGTATATCATCAATGCTGATCTGGCAGTTGAGGTACTGCAAGTCTGA
- a CDS encoding DUF6141 family protein, producing the protein MNYPTKMNNPKQTNYPAKMNNPKQTNSQVLFREVQKISQIWVWLIIAIPVVFSWYGAYQQLLLRKPFGNNPAPDWMMFLLLLVFGVLFPVFFYYIKLVTEVRNDGIYVRFYPFHRSFKRFPFESIQNYKALTYNPIRDYGGWGIRYGLKGNAYNMAGNRGVLLEFTDGNKMKKLMIGSQIPEKLAEAIRKANEK; encoded by the coding sequence ATGAATTATCCAACGAAAATGAATAATCCAAAGCAAACGAATTATCCTGCGAAAATGAATAATCCAAAGCAAACGAATTCTCAAGTTCTTTTTAGGGAGGTTCAAAAAATAAGCCAGATATGGGTCTGGCTCATTATTGCGATCCCTGTTGTTTTTTCATGGTATGGAGCTTATCAGCAGCTTTTACTTAGGAAACCTTTTGGAAATAACCCGGCTCCTGACTGGATGATGTTTCTTTTACTTTTAGTCTTTGGCGTTCTTTTCCCTGTTTTTTTCTATTACATAAAGCTGGTTACTGAGGTCAGGAATGACGGGATATATGTTCGCTTTTACCCTTTTCATCGCTCATTCAAAAGATTTCCGTTTGAGAGTATTCAAAATTACAAAGCTCTAACCTATAACCCTATTAGAGATTATGGAGGCTGGGGTATACGCTATGGATTAAAGGGAAACGCCTATAATATGGCAGGTAACAGGGGTGTACTTTTAGAATTTACAGACGGGAATAAAATGAAAAAGCTAATGATTGGATCCCAAATCCCGGAAAAACTCGCTGAAGCTATTAGAAAGGCTAATGAAAAGTAA
- a CDS encoding 4Fe-4S dicluster domain-containing protein — protein sequence MREIALTKKVEDTAFKMNADFIGIADAACFEDPEYTGNKPQDVMAEVQSVIILGVGVPRGAFETLPAGRAEYTNTLMAATATLRIVAFQIAKLIEKEGYKATIVPTEGSEFGYWYADRETLKANLSIKYAAYHAGLGNFGINHLLITKDFGPRIRMTAILTDAPLEKEEKGTLPPFINEKCSKCTKCIEVCPAGAISLDGKIDRQKCAQYMFNVLGGLRCGLCIKVCPQ from the coding sequence ATGAGGGAAATTGCTCTTACAAAAAAGGTAGAAGACACTGCTTTTAAAATGAATGCGGATTTTATTGGGATTGCAGATGCAGCTTGCTTTGAAGACCCGGAATATACAGGAAACAAACCTCAGGACGTGATGGCAGAAGTACAGTCAGTTATAATCCTGGGGGTTGGCGTACCAAGGGGAGCTTTTGAGACTCTTCCAGCCGGACGGGCCGAATATACCAATACTCTTATGGCAGCAACTGCAACCCTTCGAATAGTCGCTTTTCAAATTGCAAAACTTATTGAAAAAGAAGGATACAAAGCAACTATTGTGCCTACAGAGGGAAGTGAGTTTGGATACTGGTATGCTGACCGCGAGACACTTAAAGCAAATCTGTCCATCAAATATGCCGCATATCATGCAGGACTGGGTAATTTCGGCATAAATCACCTCCTTATTACAAAAGACTTCGGCCCCAGAATTAGAATGACTGCAATACTGACTGATGCCCCACTGGAAAAAGAAGAAAAGGGTACTTTACCGCCGTTTATCAATGAAAAATGCAGCAAGTGCACGAAGTGCATTGAAGTATGCCCGGCTGGTGCCATCTCCTTGGATGGAAAAATTGACAGGCAGAAATGTGCACAGTATATGTTTAATGTTCTGGGAGGGCTGCGCTGTGGGCTCTGTATTAAAGTCTGCCCACAGTAA